One segment of Triticum aestivum cultivar Chinese Spring chromosome 2A, IWGSC CS RefSeq v2.1, whole genome shotgun sequence DNA contains the following:
- the LOC123190652 gene encoding U3 small nucleolar ribonucleoprotein protein IMP3: MRKLKFHEKKLLKKTNFLLWKREGGHREAAVTQRYSLVDRDDYKKYNGICLMAQKLVNIIKQMDPRDPFRIEMTDMLIDKLYNMGVIPTKKSLVKCEKLSVSAFARRRLATIMVKLKFAEHLKEAVTYIEQGHVRVGPETVTDPAFLVTRNMEDFITWVDSSKIKKKIMEYNGALDDYDAMI; this comes from the exons ATGAGGAAGCTCAAGTTCCACGAGAAGAAGCTGCTGAAGAAGACCAATTTCCTCCTGTGGAAGCGGGAGGGCGGCCACCGCGAGGCCGCCGTCACGCAGCGCTACAGCCTCGTCGACAGGGACGACTACAAGAA GTACAACGGGATTTGCTTGATGGCGCAGAAGCTCGTGAACATCATAAAGCAGATGGATCCCAGGGACCCTTTCAGAATAGAGATGACGGACATGCTGATCGATAAGCT GTATAATATGGGTGTAATTCCAACAAAGAAGAGCTTGGTTAAATGTGAGAAACTTTCAGTGAGCGCCTTCGCCAG GCGGAGACTTGCAACAATTATGGTGAAGCTCAAGTTTGCTGAACACCTTAAAGAGGCTGTCACCTACATTGAACAGGGCCATGTGCGTGTAGGCCCAGAGACGGTCACCGATCCTGCCTTCCTTGTGACCAGGAACATGGAGGACTTCATCACCTGGGTGGATTCCTCAAAGATCAAGAAGAAGATCATGGAGTATAATGGTGCATTGGATGATTATGATGCCATGATTTAA